One Antennarius striatus isolate MH-2024 chromosome 17, ASM4005453v1, whole genome shotgun sequence genomic window carries:
- the arg2 gene encoding arginase-2, mitochondrial yields the protein MRATFGLSRLLRTQLRHMCQKSRAQSVAVLGVPFSKGQKRRGVEHGPKVIRDTGLIDRLSGLDYFVHDLGDLNFHHFEKDEPYMGVRFPRTVGAANQMLSGAVSSAVGDGHTLVVLGGDHSMGIGSVGGHALQCPDLCLIWVDAHADINTPGTSPTGNLHGQPVSFMLKELQDKTQGIPGFSWFKPFLSSRDLVYIGLRDVDYGEHQILKNLGIQYFTMRDVDRLGIQRVMEVTFDHLLARKQRPIHLSFDIDAFDPSLAPATGTPVNGGLTYREGIYITEEIHNTGLLSVMDLVEVNPTLGASRRAVESTAALAVDVIASSLGQTREGSHMPIEIPSTKVDTEQLCL from the exons atgaGGGCAACTTTTGGTTTATCCCGTCTGCTTAGAACTCAACTCAGGCACATGTGCCAGAAAAGTCGTGCTCAATCGGTAGCGGTGCTTGGCGTCCCTTTTTCAAAAGGACAG AAACGAAGAGGTGTGGAACACGGTCCCAAAGTCATCAGGGATACTGGACTCATCGACCGGCTGTCTGGTTTGG ACTACTTCGTCCATGACTTAGGAGACCTCAACTTCCACCACTTTGAGAAGGATGAGCCGTACATGGGTGTGCGTTTCCCTCGCACCGTGGGAGCGGCCAATCAGATGCTGTCTGGAGCCGTGAGCAGCGCTGTAGGGGATGGACACACCCTGGTTGTGCTGGGGGGTGATcacag CATGGGTATTGGATCGGTGGGAGGTCACGCCCTCCAGTGTCCTGACCTGTGTCTCATCTGGGTCGATGCTCACGCAGATATAAACACGCCGGGGACTTCTCCAACAGGAAACCTCCACGGCCAGCCGGTGTCGTTCATGCTCAAAGAGCTGCAAGACAAG ACACAAGGTATCCCAGGGTTCTCCTGGTTCAAGCCGTTCCTCTCCTCCAGGGACCTGGTGTACATCGGACTGCGTGATGTTGATTACGGAGAGCA CCAAATCCTGAAGAACCTGGGTATCCAGTACTTCACCATGAGGGATGTTGACAGACTCGGCATTCAGCGGGTCATGGAGGTCACTTTTGATCATCTTCTGGCGAG AAAGCAGCGACCGATCCATCTGAGCTTTGACATTGATGCGTTCGACCCGTCTCTGGCTCCTGCCACAGGAACACCAGTCAACGGTGGTTTGACCTACAGAGAGGGAATCTACATCACGGAGGAAATCCACAACACGG GCCTCCTGTCCGTCATGGACCTGGTCGAGGTCAATCCCACGCTGGGGGCCAGCCGCCGAGCCGTCGAGTCCACAGCCGCTTTAGCGGTGGACGTCATCGCGTCGTCCCTGGGGCAGACGAGAGAAGGCTCACACATGCCCATCGAGATTCCCTCTACAAAGGTGGACACAGAACAGCTTTGCCTCTGA